In the Gossypium arboreum isolate Shixiya-1 chromosome 10, ASM2569848v2, whole genome shotgun sequence genome, one interval contains:
- the LOC108487575 gene encoding heat shock factor protein HSF24-like yields the protein MAQRSVPAPFLTKTYQLVDDPITDNVISWNENGTSFVVWKTADFAKDLLPTYFKHNNFSSFIRQLNTYGFRKVVPDKWEFANDNFKRGEKELLSKISRRKTVTSPPASAPEKGKTSGAATPSPTNSGEDLGSTSTSSPESKNPGSVETNQFADLSEENEKLKRDKEMLSIELAQAKRKCDELVAFLTECVKVEPDQINGIMRQGSCGSTINGEDPGRICGVDDDEKTSEEDMGSLKLFGVWLKGVEKKRAREETIMYGGPHAKEMKTVEFRHVPLVMESGKVCN from the exons ATGGCGCAAAGGTCAGTTCCGGCGCCCTTCTTGACGAAAACGTACCAGCTGGTGGATGATCCGATCACCGACAACGTGATATCTTGGAACGAAAACGGCACCTCTTTTGTCGTTTGGAAAACTGCTGATTTTGCTAAGGATTTGCTTCCCACCTATTTCAAACACAATAACTTTTCCAGCTTCATCCGTCAGCTCAACACTTAC GGATTTCGAAAGGTTGTTCCGGACAAATGGGAATTCGCGAACGACAACTTCAAGCGAGGGGAAAAAGAGCTCTTGTCCAAAATCAGTCGTCGGAAGACGGTGACATCACCGCCGGCTAGTGCTCCTGAGAAAGGCAAAACATCTGGTGCTGCAACTCCCTCTCCGACTAACTCCGGAGAGGACCTAGGATCCACTTCCACGTCGTCACCCGAATCGAAGAATCCAGGATCGGTGGAGACGAATCAATTCGCCGATTTATCAGAAGAGAACGAGAAACTGAAAAGAGATAAGGAGATGCTAAGCATTGAGCTGGCCCAGGCCAAGAGGAAATGCGACGAACTGGTCGCTTTTTTAACTGAATGCGTGAAAGTGGAGCCGGATCAGATCAATGGCATCATGCGGCAAGGAAGCTGTGGCTCCACCATCAACGGCGAAGATCCTGGCCGTATCTGCGGTGTCGATGATGATGAAAAAACCAGTGAAGAAGATATGGGGAGCTTGAAACTGTTTGGGGTTTGGTTGAAAGGCGTGGAAAAAAAGAGGGCTCGCGAGGAAACAATCATGTACGGGGGACCTCACGCTAAGGAAATGAAGACGGTAGAATTCCGGCACGTGCCTTTGGTGATGGAGAGCGGCAAGGTTTGCAACTGA